The Streptomyces sp. NBC_00576 genome contains the following window.
ACACCCGCGTCTCACCGGTCTCGGCATCCACGCGCACCTCGCAGAACTGCACGCCGGAGGCGGCCTTGATCCACCGCTGGCCCTCGCGCATGAATTTCGGAAGGAACCGTATCCGCCCGGCGATCCGGCCCAGCCGCGTCTCCGATCCGATGACGGCCTCGACGTGCGGCACTTTCGCGCGCCGGAGAATCTCCTCGTTGCTGTCGCCGCCGGTCTTGCGTGCCATGGACTTCAGCGTCTGCTTCAGTTCCTCGCACGCCTGCATAACACTGGCGGCGGTGCTCGCGGTCTGGACGGATACACCGGCGGCCGGCCCCATCGGCAGATCGGAATCGCCGTACTCCACGCGGACGGCCTCGAACGGCACACCCAGCGCGTCGGCCGTTATCTGGGCCTGGGCCGTGGCCGCACCCATGCCCATCTCCTGGAAGGCGCAGCGCAGCCGCACGCTGCCGTCGGCGGACAGGCGGACCGTGACGTTGACCGGCGTCGACAACCCCGGGTGGAACGCCGTTGCCATGCCTGTCCCGACCAGCCACCGCCCGTCGAGCGTCGAGCGCGGTTCGGGGTTGCGGTCGTGCCAGCCGAACCGCTCCGCGCCCAGCGCGTACATCTCCGGCAGCCTGCGGTGCGAGAACTTCTTCTTGCCGTCGATCGGGTCGACCGCGGTCTCGTTGCGCAGGCGCAGCTCGATTGGGTCGATGCCCAGTTCGTAGGCCAGTTCGTCGATCGCGGACTCCAGCGCGAAGGTGCCGATCGCTTCGCCCGGCGCCCGCATGAAGTGGTTCGGCAGCAGGTCGAGCCGCACGATGTCGTGCCGCGTGAGGATGTTCTCGGACGCGTAGAGATGGCTCGACGGGGCGGTGACCTGCTCGAAGAGACCGCCGACCTTGCCGGTGCGGATGACGCTGGTGTGCACGAGCGAGGTCAGTCTGCCGTCGCGGTCCGCACCCAGCGCGACCCGCTGGACGGACGGGGTGCGCCCGCCCACCGTCCGGTAGACCGCCTCCCGCGACAGCACCAGCCGTACGGGCCTGCTGGTCGCCCGTGCCGCCAGCGCCGCCAGGATCGTGCCGGGCCACATCGCGATCTTGCCGCCGAAAGCGCCGCCGACGAAGGGCGCCAGCACCCGTACGTTCGTCATGGGCACGGAGAACCGCAGCGCGAGGTGGGTGCGGAACCAGTCGATGGCCTGCGTCGCGTCGTGGACGGTGAGCCGGTCGCCGTCCCAGACGGCGGTGGTGGCGTGTAGCTCCAGCGCGTTGTGGTTGTGCGGTGGGGTGGTGTAGCGCAGGTCCAGCGACACCTGCGCGGTGGCGAGCGCGGCCTCCGCGTCGCCCCTCTTGGCTCCCCGGGGGAAGAACGAGTTGTTCGGCTGCGGCTGTGCGTCCTGTTCGGCCCCTTCGAAGTCCACCACGGATTCGGTGACCCGGTACTCGGCGCGCACGAGCGCTGCTGCCTCGCGGGCGGCGGCGGAGGTCTCCGCGACGACCACCGCGATCGGCTGCCCCTCCCAGTGCACCTCGTCGCTCTGCAGATAGTTCACCGAGGTGCCGGAGAACATGCTGGTGAGGTTGAACGTTCCGGGCTTCGGCGCCGGTTTCATGGGGGGCGCGTTGAGGTGGGTGAGGACGGCGACCACGCCCGGCACCGCGCTCGCCTCGTCGGTGTGCAGGGCGGTGATCCGGCCGCGGCTGATGGTGGCGTGCACGAGCACGGCGTGCGTGAGGCCGGGATAGAAGTGCTCGGCGGCGAACTTGGCCGCGCCAGTCGTCTTGACGATGCCGTCGATGCGGTCGAGCGGTTGTCCGATCGTGGTCATGCCGCCCCGCCTTCTTCCGTACGGTCGTCCTGTCGCCCGCTGTGCGGAAGGCGCGCGAGCCGGGCAGGAGTGGTTCTCGCGGTGGCTGTCTTCGACCTCGGCATCAGGCAGCGCTCCCGTCGGTCAGGAGCTGCCGCAGGGTCGCCAC
Protein-coding sequences here:
- a CDS encoding xanthine dehydrogenase family protein molybdopterin-binding subunit, which translates into the protein MTTIGQPLDRIDGIVKTTGAAKFAAEHFYPGLTHAVLVHATISRGRITALHTDEASAVPGVVAVLTHLNAPPMKPAPKPGTFNLTSMFSGTSVNYLQSDEVHWEGQPIAVVVAETSAAAREAAALVRAEYRVTESVVDFEGAEQDAQPQPNNSFFPRGAKRGDAEAALATAQVSLDLRYTTPPHNHNALELHATTAVWDGDRLTVHDATQAIDWFRTHLALRFSVPMTNVRVLAPFVGGAFGGKIAMWPGTILAALAARATSRPVRLVLSREAVYRTVGGRTPSVQRVALGADRDGRLTSLVHTSVIRTGKVGGLFEQVTAPSSHLYASENILTRHDIVRLDLLPNHFMRAPGEAIGTFALESAIDELAYELGIDPIELRLRNETAVDPIDGKKKFSHRRLPEMYALGAERFGWHDRNPEPRSTLDGRWLVGTGMATAFHPGLSTPVNVTVRLSADGSVRLRCAFQEMGMGAATAQAQITADALGVPFEAVRVEYGDSDLPMGPAAGVSVQTASTAASVMQACEELKQTLKSMARKTGGDSNEEILRRAKVPHVEAVIGSETRLGRIAGRIRFLPKFMREGQRWIKAASGVQFCEVRVDAETGETRVSRWVGVFDIGRVINAKTAASQVRGGIVMGLGLAMAEETLVDPRTGRIMNPSLAEYHVPVHADIPPVDVSFLDDPDPTTPLGILGAGEVGITGVGAAVANAVYHATGKRVRDLPITLDKLL